CTCTTCTTCAAAGCCGCGAACCTCCTCTCCAAATCACTTATATCGGGCACCGCCCCCTCAGGCTCCTTTCTACtagccgccgcctccatcctCTTATTCGGCTTCAACTCGACCGACCCCAGCGTCACCTTGGGATGCACATTCTCcgtcgtcctcctcggcggcgtaACCGTTACAGGGCTCCTGGGACCAGCAAAACCTTGCGGCGGGGTCGCCTTGTTTagctcctcctcgcccttggACAGCTTTCTTCCGGTCGTCAACTGCTCTGCTAGAATCTTCTGCCCTCCCGACTGATtatcctcgtcatcgccctcgtcgaaACCATCAATAAGCTCCGGCGGGGGCGTGACCTTCTCCCTCTTTGGCCAGTCAACACCATATGCTCTCGCAATCTCTTCCAAGTATCCTTGTACGAGTTCCTGTTTTGGCGGCTCGACACTTAGTTTTTTGACAACCTTTTCATTCACCTTGCCATCTAAGTTATCCATGGCTGTGAGAACAAACTCCTTGCCGTACTTCTCCCCGAGGAGCTGTCTAACTGTCGCGAGTTCCTTGATTTCCGTCTTTGGCGCAGCATAGATGATACTCTTGATGGCTTCCTCTAGGCCAGGATCGCACACGGAACTTTCCATTAGCCCCGCACGGGCGAGCAATAGTTCGCAGTAGAGCTCCAACATCTCATGGAGCTCGGTTGTGATATCGGAGCGGATAATGTTCTCGACGCGAATGGTGGCGGAATCGATCTTGCCGGCTTCGAGAAGTTGGGCCATTGCCCGCTGCTGAGACTTGCCCAGTTGTTCATCGCGCTGCTGTACCATTCGCAGTCGCGCGATTGCGAGCTTGAGCTGAACCTTCAGTTTGGTCTGCGACGAATCAGTGTTGGTCAGCTTCATGGCTTCAGGATACATGTTGCGTCACCGATGGATATGGCGGGGTCGTGGCCCGTGGGAGGTTCTGGAGCTCACCAGGATGGATTGTGCGGGAGGCATAGCGGGCGACTTGGAAAGATAATATAAGTTGGATGGTGTCGGATTCACCGCTTGCCTGGCACGAGGTCACggctaagaaaaaaaagagttgcCTAAATTACGAATGGAAGAGGTTGGATAAATCCAGCTCTGCTGCCTAC
The DNA window shown above is from Metarhizium brunneum chromosome 1, complete sequence and carries:
- the IST1 gene encoding IST1, with protein sequence MYPEAMKLTNTDSSQTKLKVQLKLAIARLRMVQQRDEQLGKSQQRAMAQLLEAGKIDSATIRVENIIRSDITTELHEMLELYCELLLARAGLMESSVCDPGLEEAIKSIIYAAPKTEIKELATVRQLLGEKYGKEFVLTAMDNLDGKVNEKVVKKLSVEPPKQELVQGYLEEIARAYGVDWPKREKVTPPPELIDGFDEGDDEDNQSGGQKILAEQLTTGRKLSKGEEELNKATPPQGFAGPRSPVTVTPPRRTTENVHPKVTLGSVELKPNKRMEAAASRKEPEGAVPDISDLERRFAALKKR